The DNA segment GTGCTCGACGTCCCCTGCGCGGTGGCAGGAGCGACGCCGCAGCCCTAACGTAGGCCGCGATCCCGCCGGAAAGGGCGAGGTCCCCGAGGCCGACGGCTCCCGGAGGGGCGCTGCCGGCGGCGGCGGTGCAACGGGAGGACGATGCGGAGCAGCGGAGACGGTATCCCCATCACCGTCGTGGTGGCCGACGACTACCCGCTGTACGTCGAGGCCCTGTGCCGGCGGCTGGAGGCGGACGCCCGGTTCACCGTGGTGGGCACCGCGTCGGACGGGCCGTCGACGGTCGAGGTGTGTACCGCGGTCCGGCCCGACGTCGCCCTGGTCGGGTACTTCCTGGCCGCCAAGCGAGGCGTCGACCTCCTCCAGAGCGTGATGGAGGCGAGCCCGGCGACCAGGGTCGTGGTCCTCGCCGGCGTCGTCGACCCCGACGTCGTCCACTCGGCGGTGGCGGTGGGCGCGCACGGGTTCCTGGTGAAGCAGGAGCCGGGTGAGGCCGTCCTCGACGCTCTCGGCCGGGTGGGCTGTGGCGGGACCGCCTTCTCGCCGGCCGCGGAGCAGTGCCTGGTGGAGGCGGTGCGAGCGCGGGCCGAGGAATCCGACACGGTGCCGTCGCCTCGTGAGAGCGAGATCCTGCGCCACCTGGTCGACGGCGCGACGTCGAAGGAGGTGGCGGCCCGGCTGTACCTCTCGGAGGCGACGGTCAAGAGCCACCTCAACCGGCTCTACCGCAAGCTCGGCGTGAACGACCGGTCAGCCGCGGTGGCGGAGGCCATGCGGCGCGACTGGGTGTCCTGACCCCCGAGGCCCCGCTCGGGCACCGGGCTCGCCCGCCCCGAGGGCCGTCGTGGGCTGCTCGACGGGGGCGTGCTCCGCCGTGCCACCGGGACGGCCGGGCTGCCGAGTAGGTTCGGCCCGATGACGGGGCTGGCCGCCGGCGGCGTGGCGGCGCGGCTGGTCGCCTCCATCCCCAGCCCGTCCGGACCGAGCATCGGGGTCGGCCCGCTCCAGCTGCGGGCCTACGGGCTGGCCATCGCCGCCGGCGTGGTGCTCGCCGTGTGGATCGCCCAGCGGCGCTTCGGCCGGCTCGGCGGCGAGGCCGACGCGGTGGCCTCCGTCGCCGGGTGGGCCGTCCCCGCCGGCCTGGTCGGCGCCCGCCTCTACCACGTCGCCACCGACTACCGGCGGTTCCAGGGCGACTGGTGGCGGGTGTTCAAGGTGTGGGAGGGCGGCCTCGGCATACCGGGCGGACTGCTGGCGGGCGTCGTGGTCGGCGTGGTGGTGGCGCGGCGGCGCGGGCTCGACGTGCCCGCGCTCCTCGACGCCGCCGCCCCTGCCATACCCGTCGCCCAGGCCGTGGGCCGGCTCGGGAACTGGTTCAACCAGGAGCTGTACGGGCGCGCCACCGACCTGCCGTGGGCCGTCCGCATCGACCCCGAGCACCGCCCGGCGGGCATGAAGGACATCGCCACGTACCACCCGACGTTCCTGTACGAGGCGGTTTGGAACCTGGCGCTCGCCGCCCTCCTCGTTCGGCTGGGCCGCACCGGGCGGCTGCGGCGGGGCCAGCTGTTCGTCCTCTACGTGGGCGGGTACGCCCTGGGGCGGCTGTGGGTCGAGGCCCTCCGCATCGACCCGGCCAGCCGGCTCCTCGGCCTGCGGATCAACATCTGGACCAGCCTGGTCACCCTGGCGGCCGCCGTCGCCGTGTTCCTGGTGCGGGCCCGTAAACCCGCCTCCGAAGGGGCCGGCGCAACCCCGGAGCCCGCCGCCGCCGCAGCTCGGGAGCCCGACGACGGCGACCGCTGAGCGCTCAGGCGTCCAGCACCTCGATGCGGATGCGCTTGTTGCCCCTGCCTTTCGACTCCGTCTTGACCACCCTTACCCGGCCGACCTCGTCGGTGCGGTCGACGTGGGTCCCGCCGTCGGCCTGCTTGTCGAGGCCGACGATGTCGACCACCCGGATCTCGGTCACCGAATCGGGGACCAGGTTCACCTTGGTTCGGATGAGGTCGGCGTCGCCGATCGCCTCCCCCCGGGGAAGGAACGACACCTCCACGGGCCGGCCGGCGGCGAGCTCGGCGTTAACCAGCTGCTCCACCTCGGCGGCGAAGCCCTCGGGCAGGGGGTCGAACTCGAAGTCCATGCGGGCGGCCAGCGGTTGCATGTCGCCTCCCGTGACGGCCTTGCCCCACCGGTTCCAGATGACCCCGCACAGCACGTGCAGGGCGGTGTGGGTCCGCATCAGGGCGTGCCGGCGGTCCCAGTCGAGCTCGCCGTGCAGCCTCGTGCCGACGGCCGGCACGGGGCCGTCGAGGGTGTGCCAGGCCACGTCCCCCCGCTTGCGCACGTCCACCACGGGCGCCGCGCCGCCGTCCCACCGCAGGACGCCGGTGTCGTGGGGCTGGCCGCCGCCGGTGACGTAGAACGCGGTGCGGTCGAGGGCGACGCCGTCGTCGCCGGTTGCCACGACGGTGGCTTCGAACACCCGCAAGGCGGCGTCGCGGAGGTAGAGCAGCTCGGTGGCCATGGCCCGATGATGCCCCGCGCGACCGCGGTGCCGACGTCGCGTGCGAGGAAGCGGGCGTTCCCATTTCCCCCGTCCGCACCGCGTCTCTTACGCTTGAGCCGGTGTCGACGGCGGTTCTGTCACACACTTCCCCAACCGGCGCCGGCGCGCCCGAGCCCGGGGCGCCCGTGGCGCCGGCGGTGCCCCGCCGCCGCGTCGCGCCCCTGGACGGCCTCCGGGGCGTGGCCCTGCTCGCCGTGCTGGCGTACCACCTGGCCCCCAACGCCGCCCCCGGCGGGTTCCTCGGGGTGGAGACGTTCTTCGTGCTCTCGGGCTACCTGCTCGCGACCCTGCTGCTCGACGAGCACGCCCGTACCGGTGCCATCGACGCCATGGCCTACTTCCGCCGCCGGGCCCGGCGCATGGCGCCCGCCCTCGGCGTGCTCGTGGCGGTCCTCCTGGTCGCCGGCCCGGTGGTCGCCCCCGACGACGCCCACCGCCTGGGCGGCGACCTGGTGTCGTCCGTCCTCGGTCTCACGAACTGGCACCTGATCGCCGACCAGGCCTCCTACTTCGACCGCCAGGGCCGGCCCTCGCTGGTCCGCCACCTGTGGTCCGTCGCCGTCGAGCTCCAGTTCTACGTGCTGTGCCCGTTCGTGGTGGCGTGGGTGGCGCGCCGTCGTCGTGCCGTGGCGGCCCGGGCCCTGCTGGCGGGCGTCGTGCTCTCGGCCGGCGCCATGGCCCAGCTCTACCGCAGCGCCGACCCGTCGCGGGCCTACTACGGCACCGACGCCCGCCTCGGGGCGCTGCTCGCCGGGGTGCTGCTCGCCCTCCTCCACCAGCAGCGCCGGCGGGCCCCCGACGTCCCGCCGCCGCGCCGCGCCCGCATCGCCGTCGTGGGCGCCGTGGGCCTGGCCGCCCTGCTGGCGCTCTACCTGGCGGCCGGCGACCAGGGGCGCTTCTCCTATCCGCTGGCCTTCCTCACCACCCAGGCGGCCACGGCCGCCGTCATCGCCGCCGCCCTGCGACCCGGCCCGGTGGCGGCGGTGCTCGGGAACCGGCGGCTGCGCTGGCTGGGCCGGCGTTCCTACGGCATCTACCTGTGGCACTGGCCGGCGGTCGCCCTCCTGCGCCCGGGCATCGACGTGGACTGGCACCCCGCCGTCGCCGGCGCGGTGTCGCTGGCGGTCGCCCTGGTGCTGGGCGCGGTGTCCTACGGGCTGATCGAGCGTCCGATGCTCGCCGCCAGCCGGACTGGGCCCGTTCCCGATCCGGTCCGGCGCCGATCGGGCCCCGTCGGCTGGGTGGCGGCCGCCGTCGCCGCCGGCGGTGTGTTCGGGCTGTTCCTGCACCTGCCCCGCACCGACCCCCTGGCCGAGACCCTGCGGGCCGGCCAGCAGGTGCTCGCCGCCCAGCGCCCCCCGGTGCCGGCGCCCACCGTCCCCGAGACGGTGCCTCCCACCACGGCCGCTCCCACCACGACCCTGCCGCCTCCCACGGCGCCGCCGTCGACGGACGCCCCGCCGCCCGCCACCGCGCCGGAACCGCAGCCGGCACCGGCGACCGCGCCCGCGCCGGCGCCCGCGGCCGCCGCCCCCCAGCCGGCGCCGGCGCCCACCGTCACGGCCGTCGGCGACTCGATCATGGTGAGCGCGGCCGGCGCCCTGCGGGACCGGCTCGGGCCGACCGCCTTCATCGACGCGGTGATGAACCGCCAGTTCCGGGACGCCGCCGGCGTCGTCCGAGCCATGCGCGAGGCCGGGACGCTGGGGTCCGTCGTGGTCGTCCACCTCGGCACCAACGGGCCGGTCACTCCGGCCGACATCGACGCGGTGGTGGCCGAGGCGCCCGCCGCCGTGCCCGTCCTGCTCGTCAACGTGCGGGCCCACACGGCGTGGGCGGCATCGGTCAACCAGCTCCTCGCCGAGGCCCCCGCCCGCCACCCGCGCGTGAGGCTGGTGGACTGGTACGCCGCCAGCGAGGGCCATCGCGAGTGGTTCCAGAGCGACGGCACCCACTTCCGAACCATGTCCGGTCCCGGCGCCAACGCCTACGCCGATCTCCTCGTCGCCTCGGTCCCGCCGCCACCGGCACCGGCGCCGCCCGCGGCACCGGCGCCCACGCCGCCCGCTCCGGCGGCCGCCGTTCCGGCCACCACCGCGCCCCCGCCCGCCGCCCCGGCTACGTCGACGGTGCCGCCCGCCACCTTGGCGGCGCCGGTGCCCGGCGCCTGACCTTCGCCCCGGACGATCGGCGTGGACTGTCCACCGGCGTACGCCCGCGGGAGCCGCCGCAGAAGCTGGGCCGCTCCGGCGGCAGATCAGGGCGGATAGCGCCCCTTCCTGCCGCCGGAACGGCTGCGGTCTCACGACGGCCCGGGAGTGGAAGCGGCTCGGGCGCGGATCACCGCAGGACCGCCCCGGCCGCCGTCGTGGCCCGCCCCCGGCTGAGGGGTGTCTCGCCCGG comes from the Acidimicrobiales bacterium genome and includes:
- a CDS encoding response regulator transcription factor; the encoded protein is MRSSGDGIPITVVVADDYPLYVEALCRRLEADARFTVVGTASDGPSTVEVCTAVRPDVALVGYFLAAKRGVDLLQSVMEASPATRVVVLAGVVDPDVVHSAVAVGAHGFLVKQEPGEAVLDALGRVGCGGTAFSPAAEQCLVEAVRARAEESDTVPSPRESEILRHLVDGATSKEVAARLYLSEATVKSHLNRLYRKLGVNDRSAAVAEAMRRDWVS
- a CDS encoding alanyl-tRNA editing protein, which encodes MATELLYLRDAALRVFEATVVATGDDGVALDRTAFYVTGGGQPHDTGVLRWDGGAAPVVDVRKRGDVAWHTLDGPVPAVGTRLHGELDWDRRHALMRTHTALHVLCGVIWNRWGKAVTGGDMQPLAARMDFEFDPLPEGFAAEVEQLVNAELAAGRPVEVSFLPRGEAIGDADLIRTKVNLVPDSVTEIRVVDIVGLDKQADGGTHVDRTDEVGRVRVVKTESKGRGNKRIRIEVLDA
- the lgt gene encoding prolipoprotein diacylglyceryl transferase, which translates into the protein MTGLAAGGVAARLVASIPSPSGPSIGVGPLQLRAYGLAIAAGVVLAVWIAQRRFGRLGGEADAVASVAGWAVPAGLVGARLYHVATDYRRFQGDWWRVFKVWEGGLGIPGGLLAGVVVGVVVARRRGLDVPALLDAAAPAIPVAQAVGRLGNWFNQELYGRATDLPWAVRIDPEHRPAGMKDIATYHPTFLYEAVWNLALAALLVRLGRTGRLRRGQLFVLYVGGYALGRLWVEALRIDPASRLLGLRINIWTSLVTLAAAVAVFLVRARKPASEGAGATPEPAAAAAREPDDGDR
- a CDS encoding acyltransferase family protein, whose translation is MSTAVLSHTSPTGAGAPEPGAPVAPAVPRRRVAPLDGLRGVALLAVLAYHLAPNAAPGGFLGVETFFVLSGYLLATLLLDEHARTGAIDAMAYFRRRARRMAPALGVLVAVLLVAGPVVAPDDAHRLGGDLVSSVLGLTNWHLIADQASYFDRQGRPSLVRHLWSVAVELQFYVLCPFVVAWVARRRRAVAARALLAGVVLSAGAMAQLYRSADPSRAYYGTDARLGALLAGVLLALLHQQRRRAPDVPPPRRARIAVVGAVGLAALLALYLAAGDQGRFSYPLAFLTTQAATAAVIAAALRPGPVAAVLGNRRLRWLGRRSYGIYLWHWPAVALLRPGIDVDWHPAVAGAVSLAVALVLGAVSYGLIERPMLAASRTGPVPDPVRRRSGPVGWVAAAVAAGGVFGLFLHLPRTDPLAETLRAGQQVLAAQRPPVPAPTVPETVPPTTAAPTTTLPPPTAPPSTDAPPPATAPEPQPAPATAPAPAPAAAAPQPAPAPTVTAVGDSIMVSAAGALRDRLGPTAFIDAVMNRQFRDAAGVVRAMREAGTLGSVVVVHLGTNGPVTPADIDAVVAEAPAAVPVLLVNVRAHTAWAASVNQLLAEAPARHPRVRLVDWYAASEGHREWFQSDGTHFRTMSGPGANAYADLLVASVPPPPAPAPPAAPAPTPPAPAAAVPATTAPPPAAPATSTVPPATLAAPVPGA